A genomic window from Agrobacterium tumefaciens includes:
- a CDS encoding c-type cytochrome: MLLVLSGIAVIVAGSLTLFVTRLPTSAFDNDIAATKATPELLIRGEMVARQADCVACHSTPVSKPFVGGLEMDTPLGSIFATNITPDKTTGIGNYSLADFDRAVRHGVTPDGRRLYPAMPYPSYAKMTDDDITALYAFFMNDVAPVKQLNEPADIEWPLNIRWPLALWNAMFVDGGVYAQKPGKDERWNRGAYLVQAAGHCGACHTPRGLGMNEKGLDELSPDFLSGAVLDGWYAPSLRQDHNTGLGRWSEEDIFQFLKNGRNRHAVVFGSMTEVYNNSLQFMTESDLRAISHYLKSLPGDPSGDGAPWRYVEAPTSISISKRTPGEQTYAERCGFCHGPDGRGQNQWISPLAGAASSLIEHTDSQINVVLNGSVRVVSNTVPGAYRMPPFREQLTDKEIADVLTYVRSAWGNHGKTVAEEDVKGLRQHTDPASSDPIILQMR; encoded by the coding sequence ATGCTTCTAGTTCTAAGCGGGATCGCTGTCATTGTCGCTGGCAGTCTGACCTTGTTCGTCACCCGCTTGCCGACATCAGCCTTCGACAATGACATAGCAGCTACCAAGGCAACCCCGGAGCTTCTAATACGGGGCGAAATGGTTGCACGTCAGGCCGATTGTGTCGCCTGTCACAGCACTCCGGTGAGCAAGCCCTTTGTCGGTGGGCTAGAGATGGACACGCCACTCGGCTCAATTTTCGCGACAAACATTACGCCGGATAAAACGACGGGTATCGGCAACTACTCCCTTGCGGATTTTGACCGGGCCGTCCGGCACGGCGTAACCCCCGACGGACGCCGTCTCTACCCTGCGATGCCCTATCCGTCTTATGCCAAAATGACCGATGATGACATCACTGCGCTTTATGCTTTTTTCATGAATGACGTGGCGCCGGTGAAGCAACTGAACGAACCAGCGGATATTGAGTGGCCGTTAAACATACGTTGGCCGCTGGCACTCTGGAATGCCATGTTCGTCGATGGAGGCGTGTATGCGCAAAAGCCGGGTAAGGACGAGAGATGGAACCGGGGCGCATATCTTGTTCAGGCTGCCGGACATTGTGGTGCTTGCCACACGCCCCGCGGCCTCGGCATGAATGAAAAAGGTCTAGATGAATTGAGCCCCGACTTCCTATCAGGTGCCGTACTGGATGGGTGGTATGCACCAAGCCTTCGTCAGGATCATAACACAGGTCTTGGTCGCTGGAGCGAGGAGGACATCTTTCAGTTTCTCAAAAATGGCCGTAACCGACATGCGGTTGTTTTTGGCTCGATGACCGAGGTCTACAACAACTCATTGCAGTTCATGACTGAAAGCGATTTGCGTGCGATCAGCCATTATCTGAAATCCCTACCCGGCGACCCCTCCGGTGACGGTGCCCCTTGGCGCTATGTCGAGGCGCCGACCTCGATTTCGATCAGCAAGCGCACTCCGGGGGAACAGACATATGCAGAACGCTGTGGTTTCTGCCATGGCCCCGACGGTCGGGGACAGAACCAATGGATATCTCCGCTTGCCGGCGCTGCTTCTTCACTGATCGAGCACACGGACTCGCAAATCAATGTGGTATTGAACGGATCGGTTCGGGTCGTCAGCAATACCGTCCCGGGCGCATATCGAATGCCGCCTTTCCGTGAACAACTAACGGACAAAGAGATCGCCGATGTCCTGACATATGTGCGCTCAGCCTGGGGCAATCACGGCAAGACGGTAGCGGAAGAAGACGTCAAGGGGCTTCGCCAACACACCGATCCGGCCAGCAGCGACCCCATTATCTTGCAAATGCGATAG
- a CDS encoding nucleotidyltransferase family protein, giving the protein MRNAFVKECPFFSVSVVVLAAGRSSRASPNGFHKLLAEFQGVSLIRRSTLIALGCQSHSITVVTGYMRAKIEAEIADLAVGVAHNEHYMSGMASSLHVGVAVAETSQPDGIMIMLADMPDLIVDDLDKLIAEFRRHLGQSVVRAVSQGVPGNPVIFPRYLFGPLKELVGDTGARSLIDLAAPLVAEVEIGNGALIDVDTLEQIVAAGGIFR; this is encoded by the coding sequence ATGAGAAACGCGTTCGTCAAAGAATGCCCGTTCTTCAGTGTTTCCGTGGTTGTGCTTGCTGCAGGAAGATCGAGCCGTGCAAGCCCGAATGGGTTTCACAAACTGCTCGCAGAGTTTCAAGGGGTGTCCCTCATTCGGCGCTCAACACTGATCGCCCTCGGTTGCCAAAGCCACTCGATCACGGTGGTGACGGGATACATGAGGGCAAAGATAGAAGCCGAGATAGCGGACTTAGCTGTAGGCGTGGCCCACAACGAACACTACATGTCAGGCATGGCAAGTTCACTGCATGTAGGGGTAGCCGTCGCGGAAACGAGTCAGCCGGACGGCATTATGATCATGCTCGCTGATATGCCCGACTTGATCGTGGATGACCTGGACAAGTTGATTGCGGAGTTCCGCCGCCACCTTGGCCAGTCTGTGGTTCGTGCAGTCTCGCAGGGTGTGCCAGGCAATCCTGTGATTTTTCCGAGGTATTTGTTTGGACCGTTAAAAGAGCTAGTTGGCGACACAGGTGCTCGCAGCCTGATTGATCTAGCCGCACCTCTGGTTGCCGAAGTAGAAATCGGAAATGGCGCTCTGATCGACGTCGATACATTGGAACAGATAGTCGCGGCGGGCGGCATTTTCCGTTGA
- a CDS encoding TetR/AcrR family transcriptional regulator encodes MMTIMRKSTINSRAAAKEASHKRIVQAAARAIRRSGFDGTGVADIMKEAGLTHGAFYAHFDSREAMLAEAADQAGAESNAAGASAIASASSEQVFQALVHAYLSKAHLMSVETGCPVAALGSEMHRQAPEVRRVATRGIKEMIDQVARQLPDWGQRGAHERALVTVATMVGTLILARAVDDAALSDSLCSAALKRLEPSGS; translated from the coding sequence ATGATGACCATCATGCGAAAATCAACAATCAACTCCCGAGCCGCCGCCAAGGAGGCTTCCCACAAGAGGATCGTGCAGGCTGCCGCACGCGCCATCCGGCGCAGCGGCTTTGACGGCACGGGTGTGGCCGACATCATGAAAGAGGCCGGCTTGACGCATGGCGCCTTCTACGCCCACTTCGACTCGCGCGAGGCCATGCTGGCCGAGGCGGCGGACCAAGCTGGCGCCGAGTCAAACGCCGCTGGCGCAAGTGCCATCGCCTCAGCGTCTTCGGAGCAGGTTTTCCAGGCCTTGGTGCACGCCTATCTTTCCAAGGCACATCTTATGAGCGTCGAGACGGGATGTCCCGTGGCCGCACTGGGTTCCGAGATGCACCGTCAAGCGCCTGAGGTGCGCCGAGTGGCCACGCGTGGCATCAAGGAAATGATCGATCAGGTCGCGCGCCAGTTACCGGATTGGGGGCAGCGAGGTGCGCATGAACGCGCTTTGGTGACGGTGGCCACCATGGTAGGCACGTTGATTTTGGCCCGCGCAGTCGATGACGCTGCCTTGTCTGACTCTTTGTGCAGTGCTGCATTGAAGCGTCTTGAGCCCTCAGGGTCGTGA
- a CDS encoding XdhC family protein: MLAPTSHAVPERASSSDDPVDLLQFVVDQFRNGPVALATLSEVRGGAARALGSHVAVAADGRFCGYVSGGCVEAAVAAEALLAISDGRDRVVSFGEGSPFFDIVLPCGGGLSLAIHVVRDIHPLCSVLNDLRRRKAAGLCYIPKECKLSNAVTASKTGWVEDRFEVIYRPRTRLLVSGPTAEAEAVVRLARASFYQVLQFSSATEGLNDPNAIDPFTAVVLLHHELDAEFPVLKAALRSPAFYVGALGSTRTHRKRSERLRLQSFTQSDIARIKAPIGIFGPARDATSIALSVLGDVAASRLAAFG; encoded by the coding sequence ATGCTGGCTCCAACCTCACATGCAGTTCCGGAAAGAGCATCGTCAAGCGATGATCCCGTAGATTTGCTGCAATTTGTCGTTGACCAGTTTCGCAACGGACCAGTCGCTTTGGCGACGCTCAGCGAAGTCCGCGGTGGTGCGGCACGCGCGCTTGGCTCGCATGTCGCTGTTGCGGCGGACGGCCGTTTTTGCGGTTATGTCTCTGGCGGATGTGTGGAAGCCGCCGTCGCGGCCGAGGCGCTTCTCGCAATATCGGACGGCCGTGATCGCGTGGTAAGTTTTGGAGAAGGGTCTCCGTTTTTTGACATAGTTCTTCCATGTGGCGGAGGTCTCTCCCTGGCAATTCATGTTGTTCGCGACATACATCCGCTTTGCAGCGTCTTGAATGACTTGCGCCGGAGAAAAGCGGCAGGGCTTTGCTATATTCCAAAAGAATGTAAGCTCAGCAATGCAGTCACGGCCTCGAAAACGGGTTGGGTGGAAGATCGTTTCGAGGTAATCTATCGACCAAGAACACGCCTTCTAGTCTCTGGCCCAACGGCCGAAGCCGAAGCGGTGGTCCGTCTTGCCAGGGCATCATTTTACCAGGTCCTGCAATTTAGCTCCGCCACCGAAGGGCTGAATGACCCAAACGCAATCGACCCATTCACGGCGGTAGTTCTGCTACATCACGAGCTCGACGCCGAGTTTCCGGTCCTCAAGGCAGCACTTCGATCGCCAGCCTTTTACGTAGGAGCGCTCGGCAGCACTCGCACCCACCGAAAACGCTCGGAGCGTCTACGCTTGCAGTCTTTCACACAATCGGACATCGCTCGCATAAAAGCGCCGATCGGCATCTTCGGTCCGGCGCGAGACGCAACATCAATCGCATTATCGGTTTTGGGCGACGTGGCTGCCTCTCGGCTGGCAGCGTTCGGATGA
- a CDS encoding alkene reductase produces the protein MLFTPFVNPSLQLSNRIVMAPMTRHRAVEHNTPNALMAEYYSQRATAGLIVTEGTSPSPNGLGYPRIPGLFNQSHVQAWKQVTQAVHAQGGKIFVQLMHTGRVTHADNLPADAEVLGPMADVCPGEIRTDTLGMQPHSAPRAMTAEDIAHAVAEYARSAQLAIEAGFDGVELHAANGYLIEQFLNANVNRRSDGYGDGFHGRNRFALEVVRATVAAIGADRVGIRLSPCGVLNGTGAYPDVEAQYLALVEELSQLGILYVHLLDHSALGAPPVPAELKLLLRAAFKRVFILAGGFDRASAEHALEEGQADMIAFARPFIANPDLVARMQTGAPLNPLDMATFYTPGPEGYTDYPELHAHS, from the coding sequence ATGCTCTTCACACCCTTCGTTAACCCCTCCCTGCAGCTGAGCAATCGCATAGTGATGGCGCCCATGACGCGGCATCGCGCCGTGGAGCACAACACGCCCAACGCCCTGATGGCCGAATACTACAGCCAACGGGCCACTGCCGGCCTGATCGTCACCGAGGGCACCTCGCCGTCGCCCAATGGGCTGGGCTATCCACGCATTCCGGGCCTGTTCAACCAATCCCATGTGCAGGCGTGGAAGCAAGTGACGCAGGCTGTCCACGCACAGGGCGGCAAGATTTTTGTGCAGCTGATGCATACCGGCCGCGTGACTCATGCGGACAACCTGCCGGCGGACGCTGAAGTTCTGGGACCGATGGCAGACGTTTGCCCCGGCGAGATCCGCACCGACACGTTGGGCATGCAGCCACACAGCGCGCCGCGCGCCATGACCGCGGAGGACATCGCCCACGCGGTAGCGGAGTACGCTCGGTCGGCTCAATTGGCCATCGAGGCGGGGTTCGACGGAGTCGAATTGCACGCGGCCAATGGCTATTTGATCGAGCAGTTCCTGAACGCCAACGTGAATCGGCGCAGCGATGGGTATGGGGACGGTTTCCATGGCCGTAACCGTTTTGCGCTGGAAGTGGTTCGTGCCACTGTGGCCGCCATTGGCGCAGACCGCGTTGGCATTCGCCTATCGCCATGCGGCGTGTTGAACGGCACGGGCGCCTACCCCGATGTCGAAGCCCAGTATCTGGCGCTCGTCGAAGAGCTGTCGCAGTTGGGCATTCTGTACGTCCACCTTCTGGACCATTCCGCTTTGGGCGCCCCTCCAGTGCCTGCCGAGCTAAAGCTACTCCTGCGCGCCGCGTTCAAGCGTGTGTTCATCCTCGCCGGTGGCTTCGACCGGGCAAGCGCCGAGCATGCGCTTGAGGAAGGTCAGGCAGATATGATTGCTTTCGCCCGCCCTTTCATCGCCAACCCGGATCTGGTGGCACGCATGCAGACAGGGGCACCACTCAATCCCTTGGACATGGCGACTTTCTATACGCCTGGCCCCGAGGGCTACACCGACTACCCTGAGCTCCACGCTCACAGCTGA
- a CDS encoding SDR family oxidoreductase — protein MNIENSVVLVTGANRGIGLAFARELLARGARKVYAAARDPATVTLPGVQALRLDVTKPEEIAAAARVAPDVNLVINNAGIAQVGGFLADDSEEVARRIFETNFFGVLNVSKAFAPVLNGNGGGALINVLSVASWVNGGELAAYSASKSAAWSLTNALRHELSGQKTQVLGLHMAGVDTDLTRGFEIPKTSPEEIVQRALDGLAAGADEVLADTFTQQVWQGLTAPRPAYLPQAQ, from the coding sequence ATGAACATTGAAAACTCTGTCGTCCTCGTCACCGGTGCTAACCGCGGTATCGGCCTGGCATTTGCCCGCGAACTCCTTGCACGTGGTGCCCGCAAGGTCTACGCCGCCGCACGAGACCCTGCCACTGTGACGCTGCCGGGCGTGCAGGCCCTGCGACTTGATGTCACCAAGCCCGAAGAGATCGCGGCTGCAGCACGGGTGGCCCCCGATGTGAACCTGGTGATCAACAACGCCGGGATCGCCCAAGTCGGTGGCTTTCTTGCCGATGATAGCGAAGAAGTGGCTCGGCGCATCTTCGAGACTAACTTCTTCGGCGTGCTGAACGTGAGCAAGGCCTTTGCGCCCGTGCTCAATGGCAACGGCGGTGGCGCATTGATCAATGTGCTGTCAGTGGCCTCCTGGGTCAACGGCGGCGAGTTGGCTGCCTACTCGGCGAGCAAGTCAGCGGCATGGTCTTTGACCAATGCCTTGCGCCACGAGCTCTCTGGCCAGAAGACCCAGGTTCTCGGCCTGCACATGGCCGGCGTCGATACCGACCTCACGCGCGGCTTCGAGATTCCGAAGACGAGCCCCGAAGAGATCGTTCAGCGCGCACTCGATGGCCTGGCTGCGGGCGCCGACGAAGTCCTGGCTGACACGTTCACCCAGCAGGTCTGGCAAGGCTTGACGGCCCCACGTCCGGCCTACCTTCCCCAAGCCCAGTGA
- a CDS encoding flavodoxin family protein produces the protein MTKTIVIYHSGYGHTKSVAEHVAKGANAELIAISSEGNITDEDWQALNAADAIIFGTPTYMGNVSWQFKKFADASSKVWFARNWQDKVFGGFTNSASPSGDKQVSMIALQTLASQHGGIWVSLGQAPSSTKAATSDDPNNLGGSVGLLARSPADASVDEVHSGDLHTAALYGERVAAIATKLKA, from the coding sequence ATGACGAAAACGATCGTGATTTATCATTCAGGCTACGGTCACACTAAATCTGTCGCTGAACATGTGGCCAAGGGAGCTAATGCAGAATTGATCGCAATCAGCTCTGAAGGCAATATTACGGATGAGGATTGGCAAGCGCTGAATGCCGCCGACGCCATCATCTTTGGGACGCCGACGTATATGGGCAATGTCAGCTGGCAGTTTAAAAAATTTGCTGACGCGTCGTCGAAGGTCTGGTTCGCTCGGAATTGGCAAGACAAGGTCTTTGGGGGCTTCACGAATTCCGCGAGTCCCAGCGGGGACAAGCAGGTATCGATGATCGCTTTGCAAACGCTTGCTTCGCAGCACGGTGGTATCTGGGTGAGCTTGGGCCAGGCACCGTCCAGCACGAAAGCGGCTACCTCGGACGATCCCAATAATCTCGGAGGTTCGGTTGGACTGCTAGCCCGTTCGCCTGCTGACGCCTCCGTGGACGAAGTCCATTCCGGCGATCTTCATACCGCAGCGCTCTACGGCGAGCGCGTAGCCGCCATCGCTACCAAGCTGAAGGCGTAG
- a CDS encoding PaaI family thioesterase: MGVDELTASWIREEEEVRGRFLPAGVMPIEKLAERSGLETLNAIFSGELPPPPIGETLDLVPIHIETGKAVFQGRPSKRYYNPLGGVHGGWFATLLDSAVGCAIHSTLERGQSYTTLELKVNYIRPLTEKVRIVRAEGAIIHVGRQTATAEGRIIGPDGKLYAHASTTCLIFQHQGAKNG; the protein is encoded by the coding sequence ATGGGCGTTGACGAGTTGACTGCCTCTTGGATTCGGGAAGAAGAGGAGGTGCGCGGCAGGTTCCTTCCGGCCGGTGTGATGCCGATCGAGAAACTCGCGGAGCGGTCCGGGTTGGAAACGCTGAATGCGATCTTCTCAGGCGAACTTCCCCCTCCTCCGATAGGCGAAACCCTGGATCTCGTTCCGATACACATCGAGACAGGCAAAGCGGTATTCCAAGGGCGGCCTTCGAAGAGGTACTACAATCCTCTGGGAGGCGTGCATGGCGGCTGGTTCGCGACCTTGCTGGATTCAGCCGTAGGCTGCGCCATCCACTCGACCCTGGAGCGTGGCCAAAGCTACACAACGCTCGAACTGAAAGTGAATTACATCCGCCCCCTGACAGAGAAGGTTCGCATAGTGCGCGCCGAGGGCGCCATCATCCACGTCGGCCGCCAGACAGCGACGGCCGAAGGCCGGATCATCGGCCCCGATGGCAAGCTGTATGCGCACGCATCAACGACCTGTCTCATTTTCCAGCACCAAGGAGCCAAGAATGGCTAA
- a CDS encoding nuclear transport factor 2 family protein, protein MIPLFLLAAVAVGQPPALSVASTADPAPLHQPARGDEELKANKRVVIEFYNLALNKKNADAAIALMGPTYTQHNARAPDGKDGFRTFIESFREKYPASHSQILRVFSDGDYVILHVHLVREPGSRGEAVVDIFRLDNGKIVEHWDVLQAVPETIPHNNTMF, encoded by the coding sequence ATGATCCCGCTCTTCCTTCTTGCAGCAGTTGCTGTTGGACAGCCGCCGGCACTCTCGGTGGCTTCCACTGCCGATCCCGCACCACTCCATCAGCCCGCGCGTGGCGACGAGGAGCTCAAGGCAAACAAACGTGTCGTCATCGAATTCTATAACCTGGCGCTGAACAAGAAAAACGCGGATGCGGCCATCGCACTGATGGGACCGACCTACACCCAGCACAACGCCCGTGCACCCGACGGAAAAGATGGGTTCCGGACGTTCATTGAGAGCTTTCGGGAAAAATATCCCGCCTCCCATAGCCAGATCCTTCGCGTATTCTCAGATGGTGACTATGTGATCCTTCATGTTCATCTCGTGCGCGAACCAGGAAGCAGGGGCGAAGCTGTCGTCGATATCTTCCGGCTTGATAACGGTAAAATTGTCGAACATTGGGACGTCCTGCAGGCCGTCCCCGAGACCATACCCCACAACAATACTATGTTCTAA
- a CDS encoding NADP-dependent oxidoreductase has translation MKAFIVDSYGKREHLRAGDVPEPELGADEVLIEAHASAVNLIDAKVRNVEFKLILPYRTPFILGHDVAGVVVRVGSRVSQFKVGDEVYARPRDLRIGTFAEFVAVNEDTVALKPRNISMEEAASIPLVGLSAWQALFEKAKLQTGQKVFTQAGSGGVGTFAIQLAKHLGATVATATSAGNAALVKDMGADVVIDYRKDAFEDRLRDYDVVLNSQDEKTSKKSLGVPKPGDHVVSITAPPDLQFGKDIKASWPVRQLFRALGFSVRRKARRLGLNYTFLFMRGNGSQLRQIASLIEVGVIRPVIDKVFPFESTNEALAYVESGRAKGKVVIRMR, from the coding sequence ATGAAAGCCTTCATCGTGGATAGTTACGGCAAGCGGGAGCATCTGCGGGCTGGCGACGTTCCAGAACCGGAACTGGGGGCCGACGAGGTGTTGATCGAGGCCCACGCGTCAGCCGTCAACCTCATCGACGCCAAAGTGCGCAATGTCGAGTTCAAACTCATCCTGCCTTACCGCACACCCTTCATCCTGGGGCACGACGTGGCGGGCGTGGTGGTGCGTGTCGGCTCCCGCGTTAGTCAATTCAAAGTCGGCGACGAGGTCTACGCCAGGCCCCGTGACCTGCGCATCGGAACCTTTGCAGAATTCGTTGCGGTCAATGAAGACACAGTGGCGCTCAAGCCCAGAAACATCTCCATGGAGGAGGCCGCCTCCATCCCCTTGGTCGGTTTGTCTGCATGGCAGGCGTTGTTCGAGAAGGCCAAGCTTCAGACGGGTCAGAAGGTCTTCACCCAGGCGGGTTCCGGGGGCGTCGGAACATTTGCGATCCAGTTGGCCAAGCACCTGGGCGCCACTGTGGCCACCGCCACCAGCGCCGGCAACGCCGCGCTAGTGAAAGACATGGGCGCGGATGTCGTGATCGACTACAGGAAGGATGCCTTTGAAGATCGGCTGCGGGACTACGACGTGGTGCTGAACAGTCAGGATGAAAAGACATCGAAAAAGTCCCTGGGCGTGCCCAAGCCTGGCGACCACGTCGTGTCCATCACAGCGCCGCCGGACCTCCAGTTTGGCAAGGACATCAAGGCTTCGTGGCCAGTGAGACAGCTCTTCAGAGCGCTGGGTTTCAGCGTTCGCCGGAAAGCCCGGCGCCTCGGGCTCAACTACACCTTCCTATTCATGAGGGGCAACGGAAGCCAGCTTCGACAGATCGCATCGCTCATCGAGGTGGGCGTCATCCGCCCGGTGATCGACAAGGTCTTCCCCTTCGAATCCACCAACGAAGCCCTAGCTTATGTCGAAAGCGGCCGCGCCAAGGGCAAGGTGGTGATCAGGATGCGATGA